The DNA window TTGACAGACCGGTAGTAGGTATGCACTTCTTTAACCCGGCTCCTGTTATGAAGCTGGTAGAGGTAATCGCCGGACTGAACACACCGGAAGCGACTGTCGACAAAGTAAAAGCAATCTCAGAAGAAATCGGAAAGATCCCGGTTCAGGTAGAGGAAGCCGCAGGTTTCGTAGTAAACAGAATCCTGATTCCGATGATAAATGAAGCTATCGGCATTTATGCTGAGGGCGAAGCAACTGTAGAAGGCATCGACACAGCTATGAAGCTGGGTGCAAGCCATCCGATGGGACCGCTGGCCCTGGGAGATCTGATTGGCCTTGACGTAGTACTTGCCATCATGGAAGTATTACAGGCTGAATCCGGAGATCCGAAGTATCGTCCGCACCAGCTCCTTCGTAAGATGGTCCGCGGCGGAAAGTTAGGACAGAAATCCGGCGAAGGCTTCTATAAGTACAATTAATGAATTATTTGAACCGCATCAGGCGTGCCTAAGCCGCCTTTAAGCGCTATATAAGAAAATGATGGAGGAATAGACATGGATTTTACATTAAGTAAAGAGCATGAAATGGCGAGGAAGTTATTCCATGACTTCGCCGAAAAAGAAGTAAAACCTTTAGCACAGGAAGTTGACGAGACAGAACATTTCCCGACAGGCACCGTTGAGAAAATGCAGAAACTGGGCTTCATGGGAATTCCGGTTCCGAAGGAGTACGGCGGACAGGGCTGCGATCCGTTAACATACGCTATGTGTGTTGAGGAGCTTTCAAAGGTTTGCGGTACTACAGGCGTTATCGTATCCGCACATACCTCTCTTTGCTGTGACCCAATCCAGACCTACGGTACTGAAGAGCAGAAACAGAAATTCCTGGTTCCCCTTGCAAAAGGTGAGAAATTAGGTGCTTTCGGTTTAACAGAGCCAGGTGCTGGTACAGATGCACAGGGGCAGCAGACAAAAGCTGTTTTAGATGGTGACGAGTGGGTACTTAACGGTTCCAAAATCTTCATCACAAACGGTAAGGAAGCTGATGTCTATGTAATCATCGCTGTAACAGGTATTAAAGAAGATGCAAGAGGAAGAAAGAAAAAAGAAATCTCTGCATTTATCGTAGAAAAAGGAACTCCAGGATTTACCTTCGGAACGAAAGAGAAGAAGATGGGTATCCGTGGTTCAGCAACATATGAGCTGATCTTTACAGACTGCAGAATCCCGAAGGAGAACCTCTTAGGACAGCAGGGTAAAGGCTTTGGTATCGCTATGCATACTCTGGATGGCGGACGTATCGGTATTGCCGCTCAGGCACTCGGCCTTGCAGAGGGCGCTCTCGACAGAACCGTTGAATATGTTCAGGAAAGAAAACAGTTCGGCCGTTCCATCGGACAGTTCCAGAATACACAGTTCCAGTTAGCTGATATGGCTACAAAAGTTAAAGCGGCTCAGCTCCTTGTTTACAGAGCAGCTATGGCTAAGAAGACACAGAAAGTTTATTCTGTAGAAGCAGCTATGGCTAAATTATACGCAGCAGAGGTTGCTAT is part of the [Clostridium] symbiosum genome and encodes:
- a CDS encoding 3-hydroxyacyl-CoA dehydrogenase NAD-binding domain-containing protein gives rise to the protein MKVGIIGAGTMGSGIAQAFAQVDGYEVCLCDINEEFAANGKMRIAKGFEKRVARGKMDKETADKVLAKIHPGVKTICADCDLVVEAAIEDMEIKKQTFRELAAICKPECIFATNTSSLSITAIGAGLDRPVVGMHFFNPAPVMKLVEVIAGLNTPEATVDKVKAISEEIGKIPVQVEEAAGFVVNRILIPMINEAIGIYAEGEATVEGIDTAMKLGASHPMGPLALGDLIGLDVVLAIMEVLQAESGDPKYRPHQLLRKMVRGGKLGQKSGEGFYKYN
- a CDS encoding acyl-CoA dehydrogenase; amino-acid sequence: MDFTLSKEHEMARKLFHDFAEKEVKPLAQEVDETEHFPTGTVEKMQKLGFMGIPVPKEYGGQGCDPLTYAMCVEELSKVCGTTGVIVSAHTSLCCDPIQTYGTEEQKQKFLVPLAKGEKLGAFGLTEPGAGTDAQGQQTKAVLDGDEWVLNGSKIFITNGKEADVYVIIAVTGIKEDARGRKKKEISAFIVEKGTPGFTFGTKEKKMGIRGSATYELIFTDCRIPKENLLGQQGKGFGIAMHTLDGGRIGIAAQALGLAEGALDRTVEYVQERKQFGRSIGQFQNTQFQLADMATKVKAAQLLVYRAAMAKKTQKVYSVEAAMAKLYAAEVAMEVTTKAVQLHGGYGYTREYDVERMMRDAKITEIYEGTSEVQRMVISASLLK